One region of Vigna angularis cultivar LongXiaoDou No.4 chromosome 10, ASM1680809v1, whole genome shotgun sequence genomic DNA includes:
- the LOC108344915 gene encoding uncharacterized protein LOC108344915, protein MAASSLSLTFHIRKTHSGISSFNFHPLIQKGRQSFKSTFSFSTLHGSPHFRPPIAITPFPLTQIRASSDKCFDPADEAERLLLSGEKPVKFAFWVIFWASLSLAWFAVSKDANAAVDSIKASGFGLKIANSLRKLGWPDGVVIFTLATLPVLELRGAIPVGYWMQLNPTTLTILSILGNMVPVPFIVLYLKRFASFLSARSSTVSRLLDMLFENAKEKAGPVEEFQWLGLMLFVAVPFPGTGAWTGAFVAAILDMPFWAAVSANFFGVVFAGLLVNLLVNLGLKYAIITGIILFFVSTFMWSILRHLKTSLST, encoded by the exons ATGGCTGCCTCATCTTTGTCACTGACATTCCATATCAGAAAAACCCACAGCGGGATTTCATCTTTCAATTTTCATCCTCTCATCCAAAAGGGTAGACAATCTTTTAAATCAACCTTCTCATTCTCAACCCTTCATGGTTCTCCCCATTTCAGACCTCCTATTGCAATTACCCCTTTCCCACTGACCCAAATACGAGCTTCTTCTGATAAATGCTTTGACCCTGCTGATGAAGCCGAAAGGTTGCTGCTTTCTGGGGAAAAGCCAGTTAAATTCGCCTTCTGGGTCATATTTTGGGCCTCTTTGTCCCTGGCCTGGTTTGCTGTTTCAAAGGATGCAAATGCTGCTGTTGACTCCATCAAAGCCTCTGGTTTTGGCTTGAAAATTGCCAATTCTTTGAGGAAATTGGGTTGGCCTGATGGGGTTGTCATCTTCACACTTGCCACTCTTCCTGTGCTGGAGCTTCGTGGTGCTATTCCTGTGGGTTACTGGATGCAACTCAACCCCACAACTTTAACAATCTTGTCCATTCTTGG GAACATGGTCCCTGTGCCATTCATTGTACTCTACCTGAAAAGATTTGCGTCTTTCCTCTCTGCAAGGAGCTCTACTGTGTCACGATTGCTTGATATGCTGTTTGAGAATGCCAAAGAGAAGGCTGGTCCAGTGGAGGAGTTTCAGTGGCTTGGTCTGATGCTATTTGTGGCTGTTCCTTTTCCTGGAACAGGAGCATGGACTGGAGCATTTGTAGCAGCCATTCTTGATATGCCATTTTGGGCTGCTGTGTCTGCTAATTTCTTTGGTGTGGTTTTTGCTGGGCTGCTAGTAAACTTGCTAGTGAACCTTGGCCTGAAGTATGCTATCATTACTGGTAtcattcttttctttgtttccaCATTCATGTGGAGCATCCTTAGACATCTCAAAACAAGTTTGAGCACATAA
- the LOC108345313 gene encoding disease resistance protein RPV1, with product MYSSFSSSSNTKPEKHEVFISFKSEDTRKTFTSHLNGALKRRDIETYTECKVERGEEMPLTHVRAIQESKLSLIVFSKNYADSKCLDELVKIVECGKTKRYIVLPVFYDIDPSDVRNQRGTFAEAFAKHERHFEEKKKVREWRNALVEAANFSGWDCTDANRTEFEMVEEIANDVLEKLNRANVIDLDVQIAKLEQLAQLQYDLYTKIISLENLQKHNATVQRVTELKMERSIRLLRLTPDMLSYTQKSNSDYDYGF from the exons ATGTATTCATCCTTTTCATCTTCCTCCAATACTAAACCAGAAAAACACGAGGTGTTCATTAGTTTTAAAAGTGAAGACACCCGCAAGACATTCACAAGCCATCTTAATGGTGCTTTGAAAAGACGAGATATCGAAACCTACACAGAGTGCAAAGTTGAGAGAGGAGAAGAAATGCCCTTAACCCATGTTAGGGCTATTCAAGAATCCAAACTCTCTTTGATTGTTTTCTCCAAAAACTATGCAGATTCTAAGTGTTTGGATGAACTGGTGAAAATAGTTGAGTGTGGAAAGACAAAAAGGTATATTGTATTGCCTGTTTTCTATGACATTGATCCTTCTGATGTGAGGAATCAGAGAGGAACCTTTGCTGAGGCTTTTGCCAAACATGAGCGACATTttgaggagaagaagaaggtacGAGAATGGAGGAATGCTTTGGTGGAAGCAGCAAATTTTTCTGGTTGGGATTGCACCGACGCCAACAG GACAGAATTTGAAATGGTTGAGGAAATTGCAAACGATGTGCTTGAAAAGTTGAACCGTGCGAATGTGATTGACCTAGATGTGCAGATTGCTAAATTGGAGCAACTGGCACAACTTCAATATGATCTTTATACAAAGATTATCTCTTTGGAAAACTTGCAAAAACACAATGCTACGGTTCAACGTGTGACTGAACTTAAAATGGAGAGGAGCATTCGTTTGCTTCGTCTAACACCGGATATGCTCTCGTATACGCAAAAGTCAAACTCTGATTATGACTATggcttttga
- the LOC108345016 gene encoding uncharacterized protein LOC108345016, whose protein sequence is MGAGDYYKILKVKRDATDEEVKRAYRSLAMKWHPDKNLEDPLRKEESEAKFKQVAEAYNVLSDPKKRQIYDLYGHYPLNSQRFSKEQGYGIMKEAGVVESSLTCTLLELYKGCKKKLKVSRTVLDEFGVPKSVEEILKIDIKPGWKKGTKITFPGKGNQEPGGAATDLIFVLDERPHDIFKRDGNDLVVIQKILLVEALIGKTFNLTTLDGRDLTIQVTDIVRPGFELVVPNEGMPISKEPGKKGNLRIKFDVMFPSRLSTQQKSDIRRILLSDVDY, encoded by the exons ATGGGTGCTGGTGACTACTACAAGATACTGAAGGTGAAACGGGATGCCACTGATGAAGAGGTGAAGAGGGCTTATAGGAGTTTGGCCATGAAATGGCACCCTGATAAGAATCTTGAAGACCCTCTTAGGAAGGAAGAGTCTGAAGCCAAGTTCAAGCAGGTTGCTGAGGCCTACAATGTGCTCAGTGACCCCAAGAAGCGCCAGATCTACGATCTTTATGGTCACTATCCCCTTAACTCTCAACGCTTCAGCAAAGAACAAGGTTATGGGATTATGAAGGAGGCAGGGGTGGTTGAAAGCAGCTTGACTTGTACCCTTCTGGAGCTTTACAAGGGTTGCAAAAAGAAGTTGAAGGTCTCAAGGACTGTTCTCGATGAATTCGG AGTGCCAAAGTCTGTAGAAGAAATCTTGAAGATAGATATTAAACCTGGTTGGAAGAAGGGTACAAAAATCACTTTTCCTGGGAAAGGCAACCAAGAACCAGGAGGAGCTGCAACTGACCTGATTTTTGTGTTGGATGAGAGACCTCATGATATTTTCAAGAGGGATGGAAATGATCTTGTAGTGATCCAGAAGATATTACTTGTAGAGGCTCTCATAGGAAAAACTTTTAACTTGACTACTTTGGATGGAAGAGATCTCACAATCCAAGTGACTGATATTGTGAGACCAGGGTTTGAGCTAGTGGTCCCAAATGAAGGTATGCCAATCTCAAAGGAACCTGGCAAGAAAGGAAACCTCAGAATCAAGTTTGATGTTATGTTTCCATCAAGGCTGTCCACACAACAAAAGAGTGATATAAGAAGGATTCTTCTTAGTGATGTTGATtactaa
- the LOC108345237 gene encoding thioredoxin H2 produces MPPTIYNFKSFRSSGSFNYSTPKRDSDSNILTFHSTDKWNAHFKAVKETNKLMVLDFTATWCGPCKLMDPVLQEFAAKYTDAEFIKIDVEELNEVSQALQVYQLPTFILVKKGKVADRVVGVKKEELKRSIENHRK; encoded by the exons ATGCCACCCACCATTTATAACTTTAAGTCTTTTAGGTCTTCTGGGTCATTCAATTATTCAACACCAAAAAGAGACTCCGATTCCAATATCCTTACTTTCCACTCAACGGATAAATGGAATGCTCATTTTAAAGCTGTCAAAGAAACTAACAAGCTG ATGGTACTTGATTTCACAGCTACATGGTGTGGCCCTTGCAAACTCATGGACCCAGTTCTCCAAGAGTTTGCTGCAAAATACACAGATGCTGAGTTCATCAAGATTGATGTGGAGGAGTTAAAC GAAGTGTCTCAAGCACTCCAGGTTTACCAATTGCCAACATTCATACTCGTTAAGAAAGGGAAAGTTGCTGATAGAGTGGTGGGGGTGAAGAAGGAGGAGCTGAAAAGGTCGATTGAGAatcatagaaaataa